In Rhodothermales bacterium, a single window of DNA contains:
- a CDS encoding PQQ-dependent sugar dehydrogenase has product PIRGEQPQAVQDVYLPEPAGIEVQTWVDSLSIPWSIVFLPNGDALIAERPGRIQRVPAGSTSPHVVATFEVVHDADIGLMGLAAHPEFETMPYIYAMYAYRAGETIYSKVVRLTFTPDRLTEERAILDRIPSAIMHAGGRIAFGPDGMLYIGTGDTGQPELAQELHSLAGKILRITPDGAIPADNPFAGSPVYSLGHRAIQGLAWDPATGALFASEHGPSGFPQESGVRNRDEINWILPGKNYGWPNVVGAPGLPQYEDPVAMWQLHSVPPSGIAFYEGDLFVSTLRTQALIRIRFADDYTVSAVERWFADNPNEGRLGRLRTVAAGPDGYLYVGTGNGDGKAPFRPGDDRILRIRYTP; this is encoded by the coding sequence CCCATCCGCGGCGAACAGCCGCAGGCGGTGCAGGATGTCTACCTACCCGAACCGGCCGGCATCGAGGTCCAGACCTGGGTGGATAGCCTCTCGATCCCCTGGTCGATCGTCTTTCTTCCAAACGGCGATGCCCTCATCGCCGAGCGGCCCGGGCGGATCCAGCGGGTGCCGGCCGGCAGCACATCGCCCCACGTCGTCGCCACCTTCGAGGTAGTACACGATGCCGACATCGGGCTCATGGGGCTGGCCGCGCACCCGGAATTCGAGACGATGCCCTACATCTATGCGATGTACGCGTATCGTGCCGGTGAGACCATCTATTCGAAGGTCGTGCGCCTGACCTTTACGCCGGACCGGTTGACGGAGGAGCGCGCCATCCTCGATCGCATCCCGTCGGCGATCATGCACGCCGGCGGGCGCATCGCGTTCGGGCCGGATGGGATGTTGTACATCGGCACGGGCGACACCGGACAGCCGGAGCTGGCGCAGGAGCTGCATTCGCTGGCCGGCAAGATCCTCCGCATCACCCCCGATGGCGCCATCCCGGCCGATAATCCCTTTGCCGGCTCCCCGGTCTATTCGCTCGGACACCGCGCCATTCAGGGCCTCGCGTGGGACCCGGCCACGGGCGCGCTCTTCGCCTCCGAACACGGGCCGTCCGGCTTCCCCCAGGAAAGCGGCGTCCGGAATCGCGACGAGATCAACTGGATCCTGCCTGGCAAAAACTACGGATGGCCGAATGTTGTCGGCGCTCCCGGATTGCCGCAATACGAGGACCCGGTCGCCATGTGGCAACTCCACTCCGTCCCGCCGTCCGGCATCGCGTTTTATGAGGGCGACCTCTTCGTGTCCACCTTGCGCACGCAGGCGCTCATCCGCATCCGGTTCGCCGATGACTACACGGTCTCCGCCGTCGAGCGCTGGTTCGCGGACAACCCGAACGAGGGCCGGCTCGGTCGGCTTCGCACCGTGGCCGCCGGGCCAGACGGCTACCTCTACGTCGGCACCGGCAATGGCGATGGCAAGGCACCCTTCCGCCCCGGCGACGACCGGATTCTCCGCATTCGATACACGCCGTAG